In Lautropia mirabilis, one DNA window encodes the following:
- a CDS encoding PHA/PHB synthase family protein, translating to MATTSPSARKRKKPRAGTPPQQAKRPDTKATAPTWHIDPEALSALQAEFMQRFQAQLNQQMSGAAPELGNDRRFAAEAWQKQPLFGWQVAWYRFHSEFLQRSAALVQSDERTQDRLRFAVQQWVDAVSPANFLATNPDAQQRMIETQGESLRQGIQNLLNDLQQGRISQTPADAFEVGRNVCTTPGTVIYQNELVQLIQYQPGTPSVGERPLLIIPPAINKYYILDLQPSNSFIGHAVAEGHTVFVVSWRNIQDPGCTLGWDDYLQKGIVDPIHVVQAISGQPTINLLGFCIGGTLLCTALAALAAKGEKPAASLTLLTTLLDSTHPGVLGIFIDEMQLALREGTIGQRGIMPGKDLALTFNFLRPNELVWNYVVGNYLKGETPPPFDLLYWNSDSTNLAGPMFCTYLRHLYLQNELVQPGVFQSLGEAIDLRRIDVPTYVLCAREDHIVPWQGGYESAQALGGKPRFVLAASGHIAGVVNPPAKQKRSYATGPDIAGLTPEQWQAQGEEHAGSWWPDWYQWLESYQGKAVPAPTAPGSAQYPPIEPAPGRYVKERI from the coding sequence TTGGCCACGACCTCGCCATCCGCCCGGAAGCGCAAGAAGCCCCGCGCCGGGACGCCACCGCAGCAGGCCAAGCGCCCGGACACCAAGGCCACCGCGCCAACCTGGCACATCGATCCCGAGGCACTGTCCGCCCTGCAGGCCGAGTTCATGCAGCGCTTTCAGGCACAGCTGAATCAGCAGATGTCGGGCGCTGCCCCCGAGCTGGGCAATGACCGGCGCTTTGCGGCCGAGGCCTGGCAGAAGCAGCCGCTCTTCGGCTGGCAGGTGGCCTGGTACCGCTTCCATTCGGAATTCCTGCAGCGCTCTGCCGCCCTGGTGCAATCCGATGAACGCACGCAGGATCGCCTGCGCTTTGCCGTGCAGCAGTGGGTCGATGCCGTCTCACCCGCCAACTTCCTGGCCACCAATCCGGATGCCCAGCAACGGATGATCGAGACCCAGGGCGAGAGCCTGCGCCAGGGCATCCAGAACCTGCTGAACGACCTGCAGCAGGGCCGCATCTCGCAGACTCCAGCCGATGCCTTCGAGGTCGGCCGCAACGTCTGCACGACCCCCGGCACCGTCATCTACCAGAACGAGCTCGTCCAGCTCATCCAGTACCAGCCCGGCACACCGTCAGTCGGTGAACGGCCGCTGCTGATCATCCCGCCTGCCATCAACAAGTACTACATCCTGGACCTGCAGCCGAGCAATTCCTTCATCGGCCATGCGGTTGCCGAGGGGCACACTGTCTTTGTCGTCTCGTGGCGCAACATCCAGGATCCAGGCTGCACGCTGGGCTGGGACGACTATCTGCAGAAGGGCATCGTCGATCCCATCCACGTCGTGCAGGCCATCAGCGGTCAACCGACCATCAACCTGCTGGGCTTCTGCATCGGCGGCACACTGCTGTGCACTGCGCTGGCTGCGCTGGCCGCCAAGGGCGAGAAACCCGCTGCCTCGCTCACGCTGCTCACCACGCTGCTGGACTCCACCCATCCGGGCGTGCTGGGCATCTTCATCGACGAGATGCAGCTGGCCCTGCGAGAAGGCACCATCGGCCAGCGGGGCATCATGCCCGGCAAGGATCTGGCGCTCACCTTCAACTTCCTGCGGCCCAATGAGCTGGTCTGGAACTATGTGGTGGGCAACTACCTGAAGGGCGAGACCCCGCCGCCCTTCGACCTGCTGTACTGGAACTCGGACAGCACCAATCTGGCTGGCCCCATGTTCTGCACCTACCTGCGCCATCTGTACCTGCAGAACGAACTGGTGCAGCCCGGCGTCTTCCAGAGCCTGGGGGAAGCCATCGATCTCCGGCGCATCGACGTGCCCACCTACGTGCTGTGCGCCCGCGAGGACCACATCGTGCCCTGGCAGGGCGGCTACGAATCGGCCCAGGCGCTGGGCGGCAAGCCGCGCTTCGTGCTGGCCGCCAGCGGCCACATCGCTGGCGTCGTCAACCCGCCCGCCAAACAGAAACGCAGCTACGCCACCGGCCCCGACATCGCCGGCCTCACCCCCGAGCAATGGCAGGCGCAGGGTGAAGAACATGCCGGCAGTTGGTGGCCCGACTGGTATCAGTGGCTGGAAAGCTACCAGGGCAAGGCCGTACCGGCCCCCACCGCGCCCGGCTCCGCGCAGTATCCCCCCATCGAGCCGGCACCCGGCCGTTACGTCAAGGAGAGGATCTGA
- a CDS encoding RluA family pseudouridine synthase: MSLSDDLSTESTPDTLLVIDAREGQGQRLDQFLTRYLQERLDGISRTRIQRWIALGAVRVDQQVRLPSLRLKGVESIEVEPQPLESDTAFAPDPVPLAIVHQDADITVIDKPAGLVTHPAPGNWRNTLMNGLLHADPKAARLPRAGIVHRLDRDTSGLLVCARSERAFASLTAQLASRQMGRRYLAIACGQTPAQGTVEGNIGRDERNRLRMAVVQPPAGKPARTHYRLLAASPDAEAAAILCKLESGRTHQIRVHMAHIGHPLVGDTLYGGKPLAGFARQALHAWQLQLIHPATQQSQVFVAPIPPDLLTLAAELQIALPAQPPAASSEGA, encoded by the coding sequence ATGAGCCTGTCCGACGACCTCAGCACCGAATCCACCCCCGACACGCTCCTTGTCATCGATGCCCGTGAGGGGCAGGGCCAGCGGCTGGACCAGTTCCTGACCCGTTATCTGCAGGAACGGCTCGACGGCATCTCGCGCACGCGCATCCAGCGCTGGATCGCCCTGGGAGCGGTGCGTGTCGACCAGCAGGTACGGCTGCCTTCGCTGCGTCTGAAGGGCGTCGAAAGCATCGAGGTCGAACCGCAGCCGCTGGAAAGCGACACCGCCTTTGCGCCCGACCCGGTGCCGCTTGCCATCGTCCATCAGGACGCCGACATCACCGTCATCGACAAGCCGGCCGGGCTCGTCACCCATCCCGCCCCCGGCAACTGGCGCAACACCCTCATGAACGGCCTGCTGCATGCCGACCCGAAGGCCGCCCGGCTGCCACGGGCCGGCATCGTCCACCGGCTGGACCGCGACACCAGCGGCCTGCTGGTCTGCGCCCGCAGCGAACGCGCCTTTGCCAGCCTGACCGCCCAGCTGGCCAGCCGACAGATGGGACGACGCTACCTGGCCATCGCCTGCGGCCAGACGCCGGCCCAGGGCACCGTCGAGGGCAACATCGGCCGTGACGAACGCAACCGTCTGCGCATGGCCGTCGTGCAGCCACCTGCCGGCAAGCCGGCTCGCACCCATTACCGGCTGCTGGCCGCCAGCCCCGATGCCGAGGCCGCCGCCATTCTCTGCAAGCTGGAGTCCGGTCGCACCCACCAGATCCGCGTTCACATGGCCCACATTGGCCATCCGCTGGTGGGCGACACCCTGTACGGTGGCAAGCCACTGGCCGGCTTTGCCCGCCAGGCCCTGCACGCGTGGCAGCTCCAGCTCATCCATCCTGCCACCCAGCAGTCGCAGGTGTTTGTTGCCCCCATCCCGCCCGACCTACTGACGCTGGCTGCCGAGTTGCAGATTGCATTGCCCGCCCAGCCCCCAGCCGCTTCATCGGAAGGGGCCTGA
- the phbB gene encoding acetoacetyl-CoA reductase: MAQRIAYVTGGMGGIGTAICRRLAREGHIVIAGAGPSRDTRAWLDQQKAEGYTFHASVGNVADWDSTVAAFDRVKAEFGNPDIVVNNAGITRDGLFRKMSVEDWRAVIDTNLNSMFNVTRQVIDGMLEKGWGRIINISSVNGQKGQFGQTNYSTAKAGLHGFTMALAQEVASKGITVNTVSPGYIATDMVKAIRQDVLDRIVSTIPVRRLGEPAEIASIVAWLASDDAGFATGADFSVNGGLHMC, from the coding sequence ATGGCACAGCGCATCGCTTACGTGACTGGCGGCATGGGCGGCATCGGAACCGCCATCTGCAGACGTCTGGCGCGGGAAGGCCACATCGTCATTGCCGGGGCCGGCCCCAGCCGTGACACCCGCGCCTGGCTGGACCAACAGAAGGCAGAGGGCTACACCTTCCATGCCTCGGTCGGCAACGTCGCCGACTGGGACTCCACCGTTGCCGCCTTCGACCGGGTCAAGGCAGAATTCGGCAACCCCGACATCGTCGTCAACAACGCCGGCATCACCCGCGACGGGCTCTTTCGCAAGATGTCGGTCGAGGACTGGCGCGCCGTCATCGACACCAACCTCAACTCCATGTTCAACGTCACCCGTCAGGTCATCGACGGCATGCTGGAAAAGGGCTGGGGACGCATCATCAACATCTCCTCGGTCAACGGCCAGAAAGGGCAGTTCGGTCAGACCAACTACTCCACCGCCAAGGCCGGCCTGCACGGCTTCACCATGGCCCTGGCCCAGGAAGTGGCCAGCAAGGGCATCACCGTCAACACCGTCTCGCCCGGCTACATCGCCACCGACATGGTGAAGGCCATCCGTCAGGACGTGCTGGATCGCATCGTGTCCACCATCCCCGTGCGCCGCCTGGGCGAACCGGCCGAGATTGCCTCCATCGTGGCCTGGCTGGCCTCCGACGATGCCGGCTTTGCCACCGGCGCCGACTTCTCCGTCAACGGTGGCCTGCACATGTGTTGA
- the pgeF gene encoding peptidoglycan editing factor PgeF, which yields MTISLNDDHAFLPMPSVPHPSVGWTFTLRSGGVSQGPWGACANSTDNVPREAASPVPPDGQGPLQAEACPQAPSSGPAASSSTGPAPGGLNLGIHCSDDPDAAHENRRRVEAIIGQPISWLKQVHGIRVLDLDETHPDTDASRGTNRHAPSPEPQPHAQGTSASADMSPATDTPVPEPEADAQITTRPGIALAVQVADCLPVLLADRQGRVIGAAHAGWRSLAGGILQATVQKMRQKVPDADIVAWLGPCIGPAVFEVGDEVRAAFIAAAQDMATHLQGRPSVQEDAQHMARAESAFQPGRKPGKWLANLPELACQHLHALGITDIHTAGACTFSDPVRFWSYRRDQTCGRMAGLVWIKP from the coding sequence ATGACGATCTCCCTGAACGACGACCACGCCTTCCTGCCCATGCCGTCGGTACCGCACCCTTCGGTAGGCTGGACCTTCACCCTGCGCAGCGGCGGCGTGAGCCAGGGACCGTGGGGGGCCTGCGCCAATTCCACAGACAACGTACCTCGGGAAGCTGCTTCACCAGTACCCCCTGACGGGCAGGGGCCCCTGCAAGCAGAAGCCTGCCCACAAGCTCCGTCGTCCGGTCCGGCGGCGTCCAGCTCTACCGGACCGGCTCCGGGTGGCCTGAACCTGGGCATTCACTGTAGTGATGACCCAGACGCCGCACACGAGAACCGCCGGCGGGTGGAAGCCATCATTGGCCAGCCCATCTCGTGGCTGAAACAGGTCCACGGCATCCGTGTGCTGGATCTGGATGAAACGCATCCCGATACCGACGCATCCCGAGGGACGAACCGCCACGCTCCTTCGCCGGAACCGCAGCCCCATGCCCAGGGAACATCGGCCAGCGCGGACATGAGCCCGGCGACGGATACCCCAGTCCCCGAGCCGGAAGCCGACGCCCAGATCACCACCCGGCCCGGCATCGCCCTGGCCGTGCAGGTGGCCGACTGCCTGCCCGTGCTGCTGGCCGACCGACAGGGCAGGGTGATCGGCGCGGCCCATGCCGGCTGGCGCAGCCTGGCGGGCGGCATCCTGCAGGCCACCGTCCAGAAAATGCGCCAGAAAGTGCCCGATGCCGACATCGTGGCCTGGCTGGGCCCCTGCATCGGTCCCGCCGTCTTCGAGGTGGGCGACGAGGTGCGCGCCGCGTTCATCGCCGCTGCTCAGGACATGGCGACCCACCTGCAGGGCAGGCCGTCCGTCCAGGAAGACGCGCAACACATGGCGCGCGCGGAATCCGCCTTCCAGCCCGGCAGGAAACCCGGCAAATGGCTGGCCAACCTGCCGGAACTGGCCTGCCAGCACCTGCACGCACTGGGCATCACCGACATCCACACGGCCGGAGCCTGCACCTTTTCTGATCCCGTGCGCTTCTGGAGCTATCGCCGCGACCAGACTTGCGGGCGCATGGCCGGGCTTGTCTGGATCAAGCCCTGA
- a CDS encoding ATP-dependent DNA helicase, which yields MPDTPAPTLSSPSTAEEADTDDALLEATRTAFGPRGALARQDSGYRQRPGQQEMAEAIADAIDAQAVLMVDAGTGIGKTFAYLVPALLSGKRVLLSTATRQLQDQLHQRDVPRIRQALGSDAAVAVLKGRANYVCPVHLSRALRDGRFRDPQIPARLRIIERFAALSETGDRAGCTQLSEEDPAWQFATSTRDNCLGQDCPELRHCPLMKARQQAQKADVLIVNHHLFCADLSLKDDAIGDFLPKADILIFDEAHQLPDIATEFFGNTVSTRQLLDLGRESLRTGNQDAPGLADWPGMYRQLEQVAGRLRLALPPGMLRLGLDELQAADAQDVNEWLSDVLPDVEEVLEDHAEALRPVAAASADLTHLQERTLELLGRLRHWHRAFDRACHPESPPARPDPQEPATSTASGSESGGRAGEPAASVFAGIAAELTPASPAEPTESTDDLILWAQTTDNHAQLRTTPLSVAQRFAEQREHLGGTWIFVSATLAVDDSLAHFARQMGMPEAWQMQVASPFDYPQQAALWIPRGLGSPTAPDFPERVARQAWPLIRRNRGRAFVLCTTLRAMRTIAEQLRAQAGDDIDVLMQGEAPRHELMTRFREAEAAVLVGSAGFWEGVDIAGDKLSLVIIDKLPFAPPDDPIFRARSQAMARSGQHAFRELALPQATLALKQGAGRLIRTETDRGLLVICDERLRTRSYGARILSSLPPFRRLESFEEALDFLAED from the coding sequence TTGCCCGATACGCCTGCACCCACCTTGTCCAGCCCATCCACCGCCGAGGAAGCCGACACCGACGACGCACTGCTGGAAGCCACCCGCACCGCCTTCGGGCCCCGGGGTGCGCTGGCACGGCAGGATTCCGGCTACCGGCAGCGTCCCGGCCAGCAGGAGATGGCCGAGGCCATTGCCGATGCCATCGACGCCCAGGCCGTGCTGATGGTCGATGCCGGGACCGGCATCGGCAAGACCTTTGCGTACCTGGTGCCCGCGCTGCTTTCGGGCAAGCGCGTGCTGCTCTCTACCGCCACCCGCCAGCTGCAGGACCAGCTCCATCAGCGCGACGTGCCGCGCATCCGGCAGGCCCTGGGCAGCGATGCCGCCGTGGCGGTGCTCAAGGGCCGCGCCAACTATGTCTGCCCCGTGCACCTGTCGCGTGCGCTGCGTGACGGGCGCTTCCGTGATCCCCAGATCCCGGCGCGGCTGCGGATCATCGAGCGCTTTGCCGCCCTCAGCGAGACCGGCGACCGTGCCGGCTGCACCCAGCTCTCCGAAGAAGACCCCGCCTGGCAGTTCGCCACCTCCACCCGCGACAACTGCCTGGGACAGGACTGCCCGGAGCTGCGCCACTGTCCGTTGATGAAGGCCCGTCAGCAGGCCCAGAAGGCCGACGTGCTGATCGTCAACCACCACCTGTTCTGCGCTGACCTGTCACTCAAGGACGACGCCATCGGCGACTTCCTGCCCAAGGCCGACATCCTCATCTTCGATGAGGCCCACCAGCTGCCCGACATCGCCACCGAGTTCTTCGGCAACACCGTCTCCACCCGCCAGCTGCTGGATCTGGGGCGCGAGAGCCTGCGAACCGGCAACCAGGACGCCCCTGGTCTGGCCGACTGGCCCGGGATGTACCGTCAGCTGGAGCAGGTGGCCGGCCGGCTGCGGCTGGCCCTGCCGCCCGGCATGCTGCGTCTGGGGCTGGACGAACTTCAGGCTGCCGACGCCCAGGACGTGAACGAATGGCTGAGCGACGTGCTGCCCGATGTGGAGGAAGTGCTGGAAGACCATGCCGAGGCCCTGCGCCCGGTCGCTGCCGCCTCGGCCGACCTGACCCATCTGCAGGAGCGCACGCTGGAGCTGCTGGGCCGGCTGCGCCACTGGCACCGGGCCTTTGATCGCGCCTGCCATCCCGAAAGCCCCCCGGCCAGGCCCGATCCGCAGGAACCCGCGACTTCCACTGCGTCCGGATCCGAATCAGGTGGACGGGCAGGGGAGCCGGCCGCCTCGGTCTTTGCCGGCATCGCGGCCGAACTCACGCCCGCTTCACCGGCTGAGCCCACCGAATCTACCGACGACCTGATCCTCTGGGCCCAGACCACCGACAACCACGCCCAGCTGCGCACCACGCCGCTGTCGGTTGCCCAGCGCTTTGCCGAGCAGCGCGAGCACCTGGGCGGCACCTGGATCTTCGTGTCGGCCACCCTGGCCGTGGACGACAGCCTGGCGCACTTCGCCCGCCAGATGGGCATGCCCGAAGCCTGGCAGATGCAGGTGGCCAGCCCCTTCGACTATCCCCAGCAGGCAGCCCTGTGGATCCCGCGCGGACTGGGCAGTCCCACGGCGCCGGACTTTCCCGAGCGGGTGGCCCGCCAGGCCTGGCCGCTGATCCGCCGCAACCGCGGCCGCGCCTTCGTGCTGTGCACGACACTGCGCGCCATGCGCACCATTGCCGAGCAGCTGCGCGCCCAGGCCGGTGACGACATCGATGTGCTGATGCAGGGCGAAGCCCCCCGGCATGAACTGATGACGCGCTTTCGTGAGGCGGAGGCCGCCGTGCTGGTGGGGTCGGCCGGCTTCTGGGAAGGCGTGGACATCGCCGGCGACAAGCTCTCGCTGGTCATCATCGACAAGCTGCCCTTTGCGCCGCCCGACGACCCGATCTTCCGCGCCCGCAGCCAGGCCATGGCCCGCAGCGGCCAGCATGCCTTCCGGGAACTGGCTCTGCCGCAGGCCACGCTGGCGCTCAAGCAGGGCGCAGGTCGGCTCATTCGGACGGAGACCGACCGGGGCCTGCTGGTGATCTGTGACGAGCGCCTGCGCACCCGCAGCTATGGCGCCCGCATCCTCTCCAGCCTGCCCCCGTTTCGGCGACTGGAAAGCTTCGAGGAGGCGCTGGACTTTCTGGCGGAGGATTGA
- a CDS encoding outer membrane protein assembly factor BamD, with protein MARQHDADAAPETGLGGLRAAGMTADRMQRARAAHAGRATARRASGWLAVVAAGVLLAGCAATDKDPTTNWTAEQLYADAKADLDAGNWTSAIKGMERLESRYPFGSYAQQAQLDIAWAHYKEGDRAEALSAIDRFIRLHPAHERLDYAYYLKGLVNFSNGTGLIARWAGQDASERDLAATREAYDAFQQVVNRFPQSRYREDSIARMRSLVNSMASGEVHVARFYLSRGAYVASANRAQGVLSSYQGTPATEDALNILATSYDRLNLPDLRDDTVRVLARTWPQSAYLKNFPKPKDPDPNTVRPADANMAPLQTAPLIPDLPESLRQNPDLGGSDSGSAPAPNPMQGVPGI; from the coding sequence ATGGCAAGGCAGCATGATGCGGACGCAGCGCCGGAGACGGGTCTCGGGGGGCTTCGTGCCGCCGGGATGACGGCTGACCGGATGCAGCGCGCCCGCGCAGCTCATGCCGGCAGGGCCACGGCACGCCGTGCCTCGGGCTGGCTGGCGGTGGTGGCTGCAGGTGTGCTGCTGGCGGGCTGTGCAGCCACCGACAAGGACCCCACCACGAACTGGACGGCTGAGCAGCTGTATGCCGATGCCAAGGCAGATCTGGATGCGGGCAACTGGACCAGTGCCATCAAGGGCATGGAGCGGCTGGAATCGCGCTACCCGTTCGGCAGCTATGCCCAGCAGGCGCAGCTGGACATCGCCTGGGCGCACTACAAGGAAGGCGACCGGGCCGAGGCGCTCTCCGCCATCGACCGCTTCATCCGTCTGCATCCGGCCCACGAGCGGCTGGACTATGCGTATTACCTGAAGGGATTGGTGAATTTCAGCAATGGCACCGGGCTGATTGCCCGCTGGGCGGGTCAGGACGCTTCCGAGCGCGATCTGGCGGCCACGCGCGAGGCCTATGACGCCTTCCAGCAGGTGGTGAACCGCTTCCCGCAGAGCCGCTACCGTGAGGATTCGATTGCGCGGATGCGCTCCCTGGTCAACAGCATGGCCTCGGGCGAGGTGCACGTGGCGCGCTTCTACCTCAGCCGCGGGGCCTATGTGGCCTCGGCCAACCGGGCGCAGGGGGTGCTGTCTTCCTACCAGGGCACGCCGGCCACCGAGGATGCACTGAACATCCTGGCCACTTCGTATGATCGGCTGAACCTGCCGGACCTGCGTGACGACACGGTGCGGGTGCTGGCGCGCACCTGGCCCCAGAGCGCCTATCTGAAGAATTTCCCCAAGCCGAAGGATCCGGATCCGAACACGGTGCGGCCGGCTGACGCCAACATGGCGCCCCTGCAGACGGCTCCGCTGATTCCGGATCTGCCCGAGTCGCTGCGCCAGAACCCGGACCTGGGGGGCAGCGATTCCGGCAGTGCGCCGGCGCCGAACCCGATGCAAGGGGTGCCCGGCATCTGA
- a CDS encoding acetoin reductase: MTEKVAVITGSGDGLGKGIAQRLGKDGFRIVLSDINADTLKKTEAEFKAAGVPVTAFQGNVSRRDDQFRLVKHAVDTFGQVDVFVNNAGVEDVMPLERVTEADFDRVFNINVKGVLWGIQAAAEQMKKQGGDRIYKIINAASIAAHESYDLLGIYCASKFSVRALTVAAAKELAPHRITVNAYCPGVAGTRMWDRIDEEMGKIHGWAPGEAFKRFSSGILMGRPQEPHDVASLVHYLASPDSDYMTGQAILIDGGMVFR, encoded by the coding sequence ATGACTGAAAAAGTTGCCGTGATCACGGGTTCTGGCGATGGCCTGGGCAAGGGGATTGCCCAGCGCCTTGGAAAGGATGGTTTCAGGATCGTACTGTCGGACATCAACGCCGACACGCTGAAGAAGACCGAGGCCGAATTCAAGGCCGCCGGCGTGCCGGTGACGGCCTTCCAGGGCAATGTGTCCAGGCGGGATGACCAGTTCCGGCTGGTGAAGCACGCCGTGGACACCTTCGGCCAGGTGGACGTGTTCGTCAACAACGCGGGCGTCGAGGACGTGATGCCGCTGGAGCGGGTGACGGAGGCCGATTTCGACCGCGTCTTCAACATCAACGTGAAGGGCGTGCTGTGGGGCATTCAGGCTGCGGCCGAGCAGATGAAGAAACAGGGCGGCGACCGCATCTACAAGATCATCAACGCCGCTAGCATCGCCGCCCATGAGTCCTATGACCTGCTGGGCATCTATTGCGCCAGCAAGTTCTCGGTGCGGGCGCTGACGGTGGCGGCTGCCAAGGAGCTGGCGCCGCACCGGATCACCGTCAATGCCTATTGCCCGGGTGTGGCCGGCACGCGGATGTGGGACCGCATCGACGAGGAGATGGGCAAGATCCACGGCTGGGCGCCGGGTGAGGCCTTCAAGCGCTTCTCGTCAGGCATCCTGATGGGCCGCCCGCAGGAGCCGCACGACGTGGCCTCGCTCGTGCACTATCTGGCCTCGCCGGATTCCGACTACATGACGGGTCAGGCTATCCTGATCGATGGCGGGATGGTGTTCCGGTGA
- the phaR gene encoding polyhydroxyalkanoate synthesis repressor PhaR has translation MAPTTRLIKKYPNRRLYDTQTSAYITLADIKQLVLDGESFQVQDAKTQENLTRSILLQIILDEEAGGAPLFSEQMLAQMIRFYGHAMQGMMGAYLEKTLQTFIEVQNRMQAQSRNLYEGQGVPSAELWTQFMQGQAPMMQSMMSNYLEQSKNLFFQMQDQMQQQARSMFSSFPGAFPMGQESSSSQGWPDAEKRPHKPTGKNES, from the coding sequence ATGGCCCCCACGACCAGGCTGATCAAGAAATACCCCAACCGCCGGCTCTACGACACGCAGACCAGCGCCTACATCACGCTGGCCGACATCAAGCAGCTGGTCCTGGATGGCGAGAGCTTCCAGGTGCAGGACGCCAAGACGCAGGAAAACCTCACCCGCAGCATCCTGCTGCAGATCATCCTCGATGAGGAAGCCGGCGGCGCACCACTGTTTTCCGAGCAGATGCTGGCGCAGATGATCCGCTTCTACGGCCATGCCATGCAGGGCATGATGGGCGCCTATCTGGAAAAGACCCTGCAGACCTTCATCGAAGTGCAGAACCGCATGCAGGCCCAGTCACGGAACCTGTACGAAGGCCAGGGCGTGCCCAGTGCCGAACTCTGGACCCAGTTCATGCAGGGTCAGGCGCCGATGATGCAGAGCATGATGAGCAACTACCTGGAACAGAGCAAGAACCTGTTCTTCCAGATGCAGGATCAGATGCAGCAGCAGGCCCGCAGCATGTTCAGCAGCTTCCCCGGCGCCTTCCCGATGGGGCAGGAGAGCAGCAGTTCCCAGGGCTGGCCGGACGCCGAAAAGCGGCCGCACAAACCCACGGGCAAGAACGAGAGCTGA
- the zapE gene encoding cell division protein ZapE — protein MPNVIDRYEARLAERGYTADSAQRAAIERLQKLADELANFDNRPGGLLKRLMSRGKVPPRGVWMYGGVGRGKSFLMDCFFEALPTPRKTRLHFHEFMRAVHQELRTLKAMANPLDEVARRAAERYAIICFDEFHISDIADAMILERLLHAFFQHRLVFVMTSNYVPDALYPDGLHRDAILPAIALLNRNLDVMSVDVGTDYRQLTIKGVPAYLSPLNDANRAAMEAAFARLSDGGEVSPELIVENRPLRAVRCADEVVWFDFDTLCRTARSQNDYLDIASRFDTVMLSDVPQMDSRMASEARRFTWLIDVLYDQKVNLVISAEVPPDQLYTSGAMAHEFVRTASRLHEMQSDTYRNEARRAQADRLG, from the coding sequence ATGCCCAACGTCATCGATCGCTACGAAGCCCGGCTGGCCGAGCGCGGCTATACCGCCGACTCGGCCCAGCGGGCCGCTATCGAACGACTGCAGAAGCTGGCCGACGAGCTGGCCAATTTCGACAACCGCCCCGGCGGCCTGTTGAAGCGGCTGATGTCGCGCGGCAAGGTACCGCCGCGCGGCGTCTGGATGTATGGCGGCGTGGGACGTGGCAAGAGCTTCCTGATGGACTGCTTCTTCGAGGCCCTGCCCACGCCCCGCAAGACCCGCCTGCATTTCCACGAATTCATGCGGGCCGTGCACCAGGAGCTGCGCACCCTCAAGGCCATGGCCAACCCACTCGACGAGGTGGCCCGCCGTGCTGCCGAGCGATACGCCATCATCTGCTTCGACGAGTTCCACATCTCGGACATCGCCGATGCGATGATCCTTGAGCGCCTGCTGCACGCGTTCTTCCAGCATCGCCTGGTCTTCGTCATGACCAGCAACTACGTGCCCGATGCCCTGTATCCGGACGGCCTGCACCGCGATGCCATCCTGCCGGCCATCGCACTGCTGAACCGGAACCTGGACGTGATGTCGGTCGATGTCGGCACCGACTACCGGCAGCTCACCATCAAGGGCGTGCCGGCCTACCTGTCGCCCCTCAATGACGCCAACCGGGCCGCCATGGAAGCCGCCTTTGCGCGACTCTCTGACGGTGGCGAAGTCTCGCCCGAGCTGATCGTCGAGAACCGCCCGCTTCGCGCCGTGCGCTGCGCCGACGAGGTGGTCTGGTTCGACTTCGACACCCTGTGCCGGACCGCCCGTTCGCAGAACGACTATCTGGACATCGCCTCGCGCTTCGATACCGTCATGCTGTCGGACGTACCGCAGATGGATTCGCGCATGGCCTCCGAGGCCCGGCGTTTCACCTGGCTCATCGACGTGCTCTACGACCAGAAGGTCAACCTGGTCATCTCGGCCGAGGTGCCACCCGACCAGCTCTACACGTCAGGCGCCATGGCCCACGAGTTCGTCCGCACTGCCAGCCGCCTGCACGAGATGCAGTCCGACACCTACCGCAACGAGGCGCGCCGCGCCCAGGCGGACCGGCTGGGCTGA